A region from the Arachis ipaensis cultivar K30076 chromosome B01, Araip1.1, whole genome shotgun sequence genome encodes:
- the LOC107634044 gene encoding thioredoxin-like 1-1, chloroplastic, with amino-acid sequence MAELLTKTSLISSWHGDTQHHHNPRVSVVPKSYSFGYGLKRFPSLKMKSQVLRSSSLSSDFHGNKLLFRVNRASSPDRVSSQLRPSIVSQMTGRIGKVQKWWEKGIQPNMREVTSAEDLVNSLLNAGDKLVIVDFFSPGCGGCKALHPKICQLAEMNPDIQFLQVNYEDHRSMCYSLNVHVLPFFRFYRGAEGRLCQFSCTNATIKKFRDALAKHTPERCSLEPTKGLEEKELLALAANKELTFTYTPKPKPKPVQPAAPSLKPLPLPSFTANSDVSKDRTLATSGR; translated from the exons ATGGCCGAGCTTTTGACCAAGACGAGCTTGATTTCTTCATGGCATGGGGATACACAACATCATCATAATCCTAGGGTTTCTGTCGTTCCTAAGAGTTATAGCTTTGGTTATGGTTTGAAGAGATTCCCTTCTTTGAAGATGAAATCACAGGTGCTCAGATCTTCAAGTCTTTCATCTGATTTTCATGGCAACAAGCTCTTATTTCGTGTGAATAGAGCATCATCGCCTGACAGGGTTAGTTCGCAGCTTCGACCTTCTATCGTGTCTCAG atGACTGGTAGAATTGGTAAGGTTCAGAAATGGTGGGAGAAAGGGATTCAACCGAACATGAGGGAAGTGACTTCCGCAGAGGACCTTGTGAATTCACTATTGAACGCAGGGGACAagcttgttattgttgatttcttctcTCCTGGTTGTGGTGGCTGCAAAGCCCTTCATCCTAAG ATATGTCAATTGGCTGAGATGAATCCTGATATTCAGTTCCTTCAGGTGAACTATGAGGATCATAGATCCATGTGTTATAGCCTCAATGTCCATGTTCTTCCCTTCTTCCGCTTCTATAGAGGAGCTGAAGGTCGTTTATGCCAGTTTAGCTGTACCAATGCTACG ATCAAGAAGTTCAGAGATGCATTAGCTAAACACACCCCAGAAAGATGTAGCTTGGAGCCAACAAAAGGGTTAGAAGAGAAAGAACTTCTAGCACTTGCTGCCAACAAAGAACTCACCTTCACATACACCCCAAAACCAAAACCGAAACCAGTTCAACCTGCTGCACCCAGTTTAAAGCCCCTCCCTTTACCCTCATTCACAGCAAATTCTGATGTCTCCAAAGACAGAACCTTGGCCACTTCTGGGAGATGA